The sequence CATCAACGACCAGGTGCGGGAGCTGTTCGCGCAGCCGGCGGCGTTCCATCACGAGCGGCTGGCCGCTGACGGCTGGCGCGCGCAGGTCCTGCTGACCCTGCGCAGCCGCGGCGTCACCTTTGCCTGGCCAAAGAAGCACGCCACCAAGTGGGCTGAGAACCTGCTGGCGGCGATCGAGGCAAGCCGCGACGCCACGCTGGAGCGGCTGATCTTCGCGCTGGGCATCAAGCACGTCGGCGAGAGCACCGCGAAGGCGCTGGCGCAGTGGTTCGGCGACCTGGAACTGATCCGTCACCTGCCGTGGCCGCTGTTCAAGCGGGTGCCCGATATCGGTGGCGAGGTCGCGCGCTCGCTCGGCCACTTCTTCGAGCAGGCCGGCAACCAGCAGGCGATCGATGACCTGCTGCAGGTCGGCCGGGTCCGCATCCGCGACATCCACGTGCCGTCGCCGAAGCTGCGCGAGGGGCTTGAACTGGCGCAACTGCTGGTCGATGCCGAGATCCCCGGCATCACCCGACTGCGTGCCGAGAAGCTGGTAGCCGCGCTGCCGTCCGCTGCCCAGGTGCTGGACGCCGAGCAGTCGCAGTTCATCGCCACCGGCCTGCCCGAGGACACCGCGCGCGGCCTGGCCCAGTGGCTGGACGGCGACAACCACGGACAGTTGCTGCTCAAGGCCGAGCAGATGATGCAGAAGCTTCTCGAGTTGGCTCCCGAGCAGGCCGAGCAGGCGGCCGGCCCGCTGGACGGCCAGACTGCGGTGCTCACCGGCACGCTGTCGGCGCTTACCCGCGACGAGGCCAAGGTCCGGCTGGAAGCACTCGGGGCCAAGGTCTCCGGCAGCGTCTCGAAGAAGACCAGTTTCGTGGTCGCCGGTGTGGAAGCCGGTTCCAAGCTGGACAAGGCCAACGAGCTGGGCGTGCCGGTATGGGACGAGGAACAACTGCTGGCCTTCCTTGCCAGGCATGGGGCGCAGCCGTGAGCGCGCTGCACAGCCGCGATGCAGTGCCGGTCGACCAGGGCCAGCTGCTGGAGATGGTGCGCGCGTTCTACCTCGAGGACGAGATCGTCTACGACGCGGCGCGGGTCGAAGGCGGGCTGGGCACGCTGCTGCGCGATCCGTCCTGCGGCGCGGTGCTGCTGCTGGGTTCGGATGACGTGCCGCTGGCCGGCTACATCACCCTGTGCTGGTGTTTCAGCGTGGAGCAGGGCGGTCGCTTCGTCCTGCTCGACGAGCTGTACCTGCGCCCGCAGGCGCGCGGCCGCGGCTGGGGCCGGCAGGCGCTGCGGTTGGCAGCGGACTGGGCGCGACGGCAGGGCGCGAGCGTGCTGCGGCTGGAAGTCAACCACCACAATACCCGCGCCAAGGTCCTGTACCTGTCGGCCGGCTTCCAGGACGACAGCCGCGACATCCTCACCCTGCCGCTCGACGGCGATGCGCGGAGCCTGCACTCGTGATTGAAGCAATGCGCCAGCGTGCCCGCATCAACGCCCTCATCCGGCAGTTCTTTGCCGACCGCGGCGTACTCGAGGTGGAGACCCCGATCCTGTCGGCGGCCGGCAACACCGAGCCGAACATCGACAGCTTCCACACCGACTTCAGCGGCCACAGCGATGCCGGCGCACGCCGTCGCTGGCTGCGAACCTCGCCCGAATACCCGCTCAAGCGCCTGCTCGCCGCCGGCGTCGGTGACTGCTACGAGCTCGGCCGCGTGTTCCGCAATGGCGAGGCCGGCGGCCGCCACAATCCCGAGTTCACCATGCTCGAGTGGTACCGCGTCGGCTGGGACCACCATCGCCTGATCGACGAGACCGTGGAGCTGGTGCGCGCGGTGCTGGCCACCGAGGGGCGCAGGGCCGGCGTGCAGGTACTGACCTATCGCGAGTTGTTCCAGCAGGCCGTGGGCGTGGACCCGTTCGCCGACAGTGACGAGGCCCTGCGCGCGCCGCTGGCCGACATCCACATCGACGGCACCGGCCTGGTCCGCGACGACTGGCTGGACCTGCTGATGACCCATCGCATCCAGCCGAGCTTCCCGGTCGACCGGATCACCGTGGTCCATGACTGGCCGGCCACGCAGGCGGCACTGGCGCGGATCCGGCCCGGCGAGCCGCCGCTGGCCGAACGCTTCGAGCTGTACCTGGGCAGCGTGGAACTGGCCAACGGCTACCACGAGCTCAACGACGCTGCCGAACAGCGCCAGCGGTTCGAGCGCGACCACCAGATCCGTCGCCAGCGGGGCGCGGTGTTGCCGCCGATCGATGAAGCATTGCTGGCAGCGCTGCCGGCGATGCCGGACTGCGCGGGCGTGGCGGTGGGCATCGATCGGCTGCTGATGGCGCTCAACGGCACCCCCCGCATCGCCGACGTGCTGGCGTTCGATTTCGCCCAGGCCTGAGCGAGGCGAATCCTTCAGTAGCGGGTATTCACATCGCGCTGCGCCGGTTGCGCCTACGATGGGACCGGGCATCGCCGCATCCGGCGGTGCGCCATGGTCCATCGCTGGAGGGGGCTGGATGACACGCGTGCGGATCGCAGGTCTGTTGTTGCTGGGTGCCGTCACGGCACCTGCTGCCACGGCTGCACCGGCGGGGCAGGCATCCGGCTACGAGGCCCGCGTCGTCCGCTGCGAGTCCCGTGACATGCAGCGCGTGCGCTGTCCAGCCGATACCTCGCGTGGCGTGGAGCTGGTACGCCAGTTGTCGGAACAGGAGTGCATCCGCAATACCGGCTGGGGCGTCGATGCCGGCAGTATCTGGGTCAGTCACGGCTGCCGTGCCGAATTCCGCACCGGCGACGTGAACATCAAGCTGCCGACCCGGCGCGTGGTGCGTTGCGAGTCGAAGGGACGCCCGGAGAGTTGCGCTGTACAGCTGCGTGGAGCGCCGGTACGCCTGCTGCGGCAGCGGTCGGCCCTGCCGTGCCGCGAGGGCGAGAGCTGGGGTTACCGCCGCAACGAGATCTGGGTCAAACGTGGCTGCAAGGGCGAGTTCGAGGTCGGTGCCGAGGACGGGTCGGGCTTCCTCGACCTGCCGCGGGAGCTTGTGTGCGAATCCAAGGGCAAGCTGCGCCGCGTGTGCGGGGCCAGCATCTCGCACGGCGCAACGCTGGTGGAACAGCGCTCCGGCATGCCCTGCGAGGAGGGCGTGAGCTGGGGCTGGAACCGCGATGGGGTGTGGGTCGACAAGGGCTGCCGCGCGGTGTTCTCGGTGGATTGAATCGCGACTGGGGTGCCGCGCTTACAATGCGCGCATGAACGACATCAATGCCATCGATTACGCCCGCTACGACCACATCCGCCCGATCCTGTGGACCGGCGACGCCCTTGCACTGCTGGACCAGCGCAAGCTGCCGTTCGTGGTCGAGCACGTGCACTGTGCTTACAGCGATGCGGTGGCCGAGGCCATCCACGCCCTGACCGTGCGCGGCGCGCCGGCCATCGGCATCGCCGCGGCCTGGGGCGTGGTGCTGGCCGGTCGCAGCATCGAAGCCGGCGATGGCGCCGAGGCGCTGCAGAAGCTGGAGCCGGCGCTGCAGCGGCTCAATGCCGCGCGTCCGACCGCGGTCAACCTGGCCTGGGCACTGGCGCGCATGCGTCGCGTGCTGGCCGCCGCCGGGGGGGACTGGGCGCGGGTGATCGAACGCGAGGCCGCGGCCATCGCCAGCGAGGACCTGGCCGCCAACCGGCACATGGGCGCGCTGGGCGCAGCCCTCATCGCCCCCGGCAGCGGCGTGCTGACCCACTGCAACACCGGTTCGCTGGCCACCGCCGGCTTCGGCACCGCGCTGGGCGTGATCCGCGCCGGCATGGCCCAGGGCAGCATCGATCGCGTGTACGCCGGCGAGACCCGGCCGTGGCTGCAGGGTGCGCGCCTGACCGTGTGGGAACTGCAGCAGGACGGCATCAACGCCACCCTGATCGCCGACTCGGCCGCCGCGCACCTGATGAGGACCGGTGCGGTGCAGTGGGTGATCGTCGGTGCCGACCGCATCTGCGCCAATGGCGATACCGCCAACAAGATCGGCACCTACCAGCTGGCCATCGCCGCCCGCCATCACGGGGTCAAGGTGATGGTGGTGGCCCCGTCCTCGACGGTGGACATGGACACCGCCGACGGTTCGCAGATCGAGATCGAGCAGCGTGATCCGGGCGAGCTGTTCGGCGTCGGCGGTACCCGCACCGTGGCCGAGGGCATCGCTGCCTGGAACCCGGTGTTCGACGTGACCCCGGGCGAGCTGATCGATGCGATCGTCACCGAGAAGGGTGTGGTCGAGCACCCGGATACCGCCTCGATGCGGGCGATGTTCGGCGGCTGATCCGGCCGCTGCTGCGCGGCCACCGCGTGGCCGGCGGTCCATTGCGATGACGCCTGCCCGGCCACGCGCCTGGCAGGCGAGGGCGGGTCTCCGGGGGTTCCCCGGCCTGATCCACATGGCTGGATTGGCAGGGCCCGGCGATCCATGCGCAGGGCCTTCGGCGGATGCATCCGGGGGCGCGCCGGAACTGTTGGCCAGGCTGGCCGCAAGTACTTGTTTCAAGCCGGCAAATCCGGGCGTGAACAGGCCGTTCGTGATAGAATCCAGCGGTTCAACCATCGTCCGGAAACACGGGTCCCAACGGCCGGCGAGACCGCCTGCCGGATGACCTCCTCCGGGCCGGACCGCACCCAGAATACGGAACCCGAATGGCAGAAACCGCCAAGGAAATCATCCAGGTCAACCTGGAAGACGAGATGCGCAAGAGCTACCTCGATTACGCCATGAGCGTGATCGTGGGCCGCGCTCTCCCGGATGCCCGCGATGGCCTGAAGCCCGTGCATCGCCGCGTGCTCTACGCGATGAACGAGCTCAACGCGCACAGCAACAAGCCGTACTACAAGTCGGCGCGTATCGTCGGTGACGTCATCGGTAAGTACCACCCACACGGCGACCAGTCGGTGTACGACACCCTGGTGCGCATGGCACAGCCGTTCTCGCTGCGCTACATGCTGGTGGACGGACAGGGTAACTTCGGTTCGATCGACGGCGACTCCGCCGCGGCGATGCGTTACACCGAGGCACGCATGTCGCGCCTGACGCACGAGCTGATGGCCGACATCGACAAGGAAACCGTCGATTTCCAGCCCAACTACGACGAGAAGGAGCTGGAGCCGTCGGTGATGCCGACCCGGTTCCCGAACCTGCTGGTCAACGGCTCGGCCGGCATCGCAGTGGGCATGGCCACCAACATCCCGCCGCACAACCTGACCGAGGCGATCAACGCTTGCATTGCGCTGATCGACAACCCGGAAATCGACGTCGACGGGCTGATGGAATACATCCCGGGCCCGGATTTCCCGACTGCCGGCATCATCAACGGCACCGCCG is a genomic window of Stenotrophomonas sp. Marseille-Q4652 containing:
- a CDS encoding GNAT family N-acetyltransferase, producing the protein MSALHSRDAVPVDQGQLLEMVRAFYLEDEIVYDAARVEGGLGTLLRDPSCGAVLLLGSDDVPLAGYITLCWCFSVEQGGRFVLLDELYLRPQARGRGWGRQALRLAADWARRQGASVLRLEVNHHNTRAKVLYLSAGFQDDSRDILTLPLDGDARSLHS
- a CDS encoding DUF3011 domain-containing protein; this encodes MLGAVTAPAATAAPAGQASGYEARVVRCESRDMQRVRCPADTSRGVELVRQLSEQECIRNTGWGVDAGSIWVSHGCRAEFRTGDVNIKLPTRRVVRCESKGRPESCAVQLRGAPVRLLRQRSALPCREGESWGYRRNEIWVKRGCKGEFEVGAEDGSGFLDLPRELVCESKGKLRRVCGASISHGATLVEQRSGMPCEEGVSWGWNRDGVWVDKGCRAVFSVD
- the epmA gene encoding EF-P lysine aminoacylase EpmA, producing MRQRARINALIRQFFADRGVLEVETPILSAAGNTEPNIDSFHTDFSGHSDAGARRRWLRTSPEYPLKRLLAAGVGDCYELGRVFRNGEAGGRHNPEFTMLEWYRVGWDHHRLIDETVELVRAVLATEGRRAGVQVLTYRELFQQAVGVDPFADSDEALRAPLADIHIDGTGLVRDDWLDLLMTHRIQPSFPVDRITVVHDWPATQAALARIRPGEPPLAERFELYLGSVELANGYHELNDAAEQRQRFERDHQIRRQRGAVLPPIDEALLAALPAMPDCAGVAVGIDRLLMALNGTPRIADVLAFDFAQA
- the mtnA gene encoding S-methyl-5-thioribose-1-phosphate isomerase; this translates as MNDINAIDYARYDHIRPILWTGDALALLDQRKLPFVVEHVHCAYSDAVAEAIHALTVRGAPAIGIAAAWGVVLAGRSIEAGDGAEALQKLEPALQRLNAARPTAVNLAWALARMRRVLAAAGGDWARVIEREAAAIASEDLAANRHMGALGAALIAPGSGVLTHCNTGSLATAGFGTALGVIRAGMAQGSIDRVYAGETRPWLQGARLTVWELQQDGINATLIADSAAAHLMRTGAVQWVIVGADRICANGDTANKIGTYQLAIAARHHGVKVMVVAPSSTVDMDTADGSQIEIEQRDPGELFGVGGTRTVAEGIAAWNPVFDVTPGELIDAIVTEKGVVEHPDTASMRAMFGG